A genome region from Microbacterium terricola includes the following:
- a CDS encoding acyl-CoA dehydrogenase family protein has translation MERDIYDEDHEAFREVVKEFIKRYATNEKREQWDADGEIDRETMLAAGESGLIGLSVPEEFGGAGMLQDYRFRTIVNEEVIGAGAGSLAGAFGIQDDLAVPYIVHMGTQAQKEKWLPGMATGEILGALAMTEPGAGSDLRGIKTTAKKVDGGYLVNGAKTFISSGKTADIVVTFVKTGEGNRPDAFSLLILENGMEGFDHGKKLHKMGSHGHDTAELSFSDVFVPEENLISGKEGQGFIQLMMNLPLERLSIGIAAASASQAALAWTVDYTKSREAFGERVIDFQNTRFKLADVATTVDVMWAYLDRALLAYKDGKLTAEEAAKVKFWTTDREWEILDTCVQLHGGYGYITEYPIARAFLDARVHRIYGGTNEIMREIVGRQIAGKR, from the coding sequence ATGGAACGCGACATCTACGACGAGGACCACGAGGCTTTCCGCGAGGTCGTCAAGGAGTTCATCAAGCGCTACGCGACGAATGAGAAGCGCGAGCAGTGGGACGCGGACGGCGAGATCGACCGCGAGACGATGCTCGCCGCCGGCGAGTCCGGTCTGATCGGCCTGTCCGTCCCGGAGGAGTTCGGCGGCGCCGGCATGCTGCAGGACTACCGCTTCCGCACGATCGTGAACGAAGAGGTCATCGGCGCAGGAGCGGGATCGCTCGCCGGCGCATTCGGCATCCAGGATGACCTGGCCGTGCCGTACATCGTCCACATGGGCACGCAGGCGCAGAAGGAGAAGTGGCTGCCCGGCATGGCCACCGGTGAGATCCTCGGGGCGCTCGCGATGACCGAGCCGGGTGCCGGCAGCGACCTGCGCGGCATCAAGACCACCGCCAAGAAGGTCGACGGCGGCTACCTCGTCAACGGGGCGAAGACGTTCATCTCCAGCGGCAAGACCGCGGACATCGTGGTGACCTTCGTCAAGACCGGCGAGGGCAACCGCCCCGACGCCTTCAGCCTCCTCATCCTCGAGAACGGCATGGAGGGCTTCGACCACGGCAAGAAGCTGCACAAGATGGGCTCGCACGGCCACGACACCGCCGAGCTGTCGTTCAGCGACGTGTTCGTGCCCGAGGAGAACCTCATCAGCGGCAAGGAGGGTCAGGGCTTCATCCAGCTCATGATGAACCTGCCGCTGGAGCGTCTGTCGATCGGCATCGCCGCCGCATCCGCGTCGCAGGCCGCCCTCGCCTGGACGGTCGACTACACCAAGAGCCGTGAGGCGTTCGGCGAGCGGGTCATCGACTTCCAGAACACCCGCTTCAAGCTCGCCGACGTCGCGACGACCGTCGACGTGATGTGGGCGTACCTCGACCGGGCTCTGCTCGCGTACAAGGACGGCAAGCTCACCGCCGAAGAGGCCGCGAAGGTGAAGTTCTGGACCACCGACCGCGAGTGGGAGATCCTCGACACCTGCGTGCAACTGCACGGCGGCTACGGCTACATCACCGAGTACCCGATCGCGCGTGCGTTCCTCGACGCGCGTGTGCACCGCATCTACGGCGGCACGAACGAGATCATGCGCGAGATCGTCGGACGCCAGATCGCCGGCAAGCGATAG
- a CDS encoding glycosyltransferase, translating to MAKIMLAAMPFTGHVTPLLAVAQGLVARGHDVRFYTGGAFRTRVEATGARFVGWRAAPDFDEGDLAATFPRLVGKRGLGQVFINIQDCMIGTAPAQVDDLAAAWEDEPWDVIAGDELSIGTAFFAERSGCPWATVAVLPLHLPGPQGPPGGMGLAPGRNPVTRARDAMLRAAMPLLSRPLMKPLVRARESAGLPSATRSFDAAILSPQLVVASGAPLLDFARSDRPAHLQFVGELHARITAEDDLPPWWDDLDDRTVVHVTQGTLNTTPSDLIRPALEALAHRDLLVVVSTGARGRDELPFPVPANARVAGFLPYAALLPRVDLMISNGGWGGTLAALAHSIPLVIAGGDLDKPEIAARVAWAGAGVNLRTGTPTVAKIAAGFDRVTDGAGYRESAARVGAQLRSLGGATRAAELVETLL from the coding sequence ATGGCGAAGATCATGCTCGCGGCGATGCCCTTCACCGGCCACGTGACACCGCTGCTCGCGGTCGCGCAGGGCCTCGTCGCCCGCGGGCACGACGTGCGGTTCTACACCGGCGGGGCATTCCGCACCCGGGTGGAGGCCACCGGCGCCCGATTCGTCGGCTGGCGCGCTGCGCCGGACTTCGACGAGGGCGACCTGGCGGCGACGTTCCCGCGACTGGTCGGCAAGCGAGGACTCGGCCAGGTCTTCATCAACATCCAGGACTGCATGATCGGCACGGCGCCTGCGCAGGTCGACGACCTCGCCGCCGCGTGGGAGGACGAACCCTGGGACGTCATCGCCGGAGACGAGCTGTCGATCGGCACCGCCTTCTTCGCAGAGCGCAGCGGCTGCCCGTGGGCCACCGTCGCGGTGCTGCCGCTCCATCTCCCCGGCCCGCAGGGGCCGCCGGGTGGGATGGGCCTCGCCCCTGGTCGCAATCCGGTCACGCGGGCGCGCGACGCGATGCTGCGCGCGGCGATGCCGCTCCTGTCGCGGCCGCTGATGAAACCGCTGGTCCGCGCGCGCGAGTCCGCAGGACTGCCCTCGGCCACCCGGTCGTTCGATGCCGCGATCCTCTCGCCGCAGCTCGTCGTCGCGAGCGGCGCGCCCCTGCTCGACTTCGCGCGCAGCGACCGGCCCGCGCACCTGCAGTTCGTGGGCGAGCTGCACGCCCGCATCACCGCAGAGGACGACCTGCCGCCCTGGTGGGACGACCTCGACGATCGCACGGTGGTCCATGTGACCCAGGGCACGCTGAACACCACCCCGTCCGACCTGATCCGACCTGCCCTCGAGGCGCTCGCGCACCGTGATCTGCTCGTCGTCGTGTCGACGGGTGCTCGCGGGCGCGACGAGCTGCCGTTCCCCGTGCCGGCGAATGCCAGGGTCGCGGGCTTCCTGCCCTACGCGGCCCTGCTGCCGCGGGTGGACCTGATGATCAGCAACGGCGGCTGGGGCGGCACACTCGCGGCGCTGGCCCACAGCATCCCGCTCGTCATCGCCGGCGGCGATCTCGACAAGCCGGAGATCGCCGCGCGGGTGGCCTGGGCGGGCGCGGGGGTCAATCTGCGCACCGGAACACCGACCGTCGCCAAGATCGCAGCGGGGTTCGACCGCGTCACGGACGGAGCCGGGTACCGTGAATCGGCCGCGCGCGTGGGCGCTCAGCTGAGATCGCTGGGCGGCGCCACGCGCGCGGCCGAACTCGTCGAGACGCTCCTGTGA
- a CDS encoding intein-containing Rv2578c family radical SAM protein: MRWQGQQLDATDAAALPGLESYGGFVRSVTTPEFAGMTFHEVMAKSALNHVPSVSAMPFDWTVNPYRGCSHACSYCLAPDTLVLKSDGRQVPISSLTPGDQIIGTQESGAYRRYVPTTVRAAWRTRKRAYRVTLADGTELVASGDHRFLTERGWKYVIGASGGVPQRPHLTLNNRLLGFGAGSAVSVASETTDYQSGYLSGMIRGDRMILHKAYADGRRTRRIHRFRLALADEEALDRTRQYLASSGVVTHTRPFSAATPHRREMTAIHTARASDVTTIEAIIAEPVARTTDWHAGFLGGIFDAEGSCSRGILRISNKDEDIIRLTCEALDACGVTYVVEPPRPNGVRAIRVTGGLPARQRVFTFGDPAITRKRLIAGTAVKTAVDLRIVTIEDLGVEIDMVDITTGTGDFIANGVISHNCFARGTHEYLELDAGHDFDSQIVVKVNVADVLRRELAKPAWRRETVALGTNTDPYQRAEGRYRLMPEIIGALTDSGTPFSLLTKGTLLRRDLPLLQEASASVEVSLAMSIAVFDDTLQKLVEPGTPSAAARLETVRAATAAGFRVTVFLMPILPHLTDSIAALDHALSRIKDAGAARVVFGALHLRPGAKQWFLQWLEREHPELVSSYRGLYPGVTATAPKAYRVWLAKRVRPLLRVYRLNGEAEDDAPPRATAAGAAARAAVVTTTRGRRAGVAFAADPGRLF, translated from the coding sequence ATGAGGTGGCAGGGACAGCAGCTGGATGCGACGGATGCTGCCGCCCTGCCCGGCCTGGAGAGCTACGGCGGATTCGTGCGGTCGGTCACGACCCCTGAGTTCGCGGGGATGACCTTCCACGAGGTGATGGCCAAGAGTGCGCTCAACCATGTGCCCTCGGTCTCGGCGATGCCGTTCGACTGGACGGTGAACCCCTACCGAGGCTGCTCTCATGCGTGCTCGTACTGCCTGGCGCCCGACACTCTCGTCCTGAAGTCCGACGGGCGACAGGTGCCGATCTCGTCCCTCACCCCTGGCGACCAGATCATCGGAACACAGGAGAGCGGGGCGTACCGGCGCTATGTGCCGACGACGGTGAGGGCCGCCTGGCGAACACGCAAACGCGCGTACCGCGTCACGCTTGCCGACGGGACCGAACTCGTCGCGAGCGGTGACCACCGGTTCCTCACGGAGCGCGGCTGGAAGTACGTCATCGGCGCATCGGGCGGGGTTCCTCAGCGCCCCCACCTGACACTGAACAACCGGCTGCTCGGGTTCGGTGCCGGGAGTGCGGTCAGTGTCGCGTCCGAGACCACGGACTATCAGTCCGGCTACCTGTCGGGGATGATCCGCGGCGACAGGATGATCCTCCACAAGGCCTACGCCGACGGCCGTCGCACGCGACGGATCCACCGCTTCCGGCTCGCACTCGCAGACGAGGAGGCGCTCGACCGGACCCGTCAGTATCTGGCATCCTCCGGTGTCGTCACCCACACCCGCCCCTTCAGCGCTGCGACGCCGCATCGACGCGAGATGACCGCGATCCACACAGCGCGCGCCAGCGACGTCACCACGATCGAGGCGATCATCGCCGAACCGGTTGCCCGGACGACCGACTGGCACGCAGGATTCCTGGGCGGAATCTTCGACGCGGAAGGGTCCTGCTCCCGCGGCATCCTGCGCATCTCGAACAAGGACGAGGACATCATCAGACTCACCTGCGAGGCGCTCGACGCGTGCGGTGTCACGTATGTGGTCGAGCCCCCGCGTCCGAACGGCGTGCGGGCGATCCGCGTCACCGGCGGGCTCCCGGCGCGCCAGCGGGTCTTCACGTTCGGCGACCCGGCGATCACCCGGAAACGCCTGATCGCGGGCACCGCCGTCAAGACGGCGGTCGACCTCCGTATCGTCACGATCGAGGATCTCGGCGTCGAGATCGACATGGTCGACATCACAACCGGTACGGGCGACTTCATCGCGAACGGGGTGATCAGCCACAACTGCTTCGCCCGCGGCACGCACGAGTACCTCGAGCTCGACGCGGGGCACGACTTCGACTCGCAGATCGTCGTGAAGGTCAACGTCGCAGACGTGCTGCGGCGCGAACTCGCCAAGCCGGCGTGGCGCAGGGAGACCGTCGCGCTCGGCACGAACACCGACCCCTACCAGCGCGCGGAGGGCCGTTATCGGCTCATGCCGGAGATCATCGGCGCACTCACCGACTCGGGCACGCCGTTCTCGCTGCTGACGAAGGGCACTCTGCTGCGGCGCGATCTGCCGCTGCTGCAGGAGGCGTCAGCATCCGTCGAGGTGTCGCTCGCGATGTCGATCGCGGTCTTCGATGACACCCTGCAGAAGCTCGTGGAGCCGGGCACGCCGAGCGCGGCGGCACGACTCGAGACGGTGCGGGCCGCCACGGCGGCGGGGTTCCGCGTGACGGTCTTCCTGATGCCGATCCTGCCGCACCTGACCGATTCGATCGCGGCGCTCGACCACGCACTGTCACGGATCAAGGATGCCGGCGCCGCACGCGTCGTGTTCGGCGCCCTGCATCTGCGCCCGGGAGCGAAGCAGTGGTTCCTGCAGTGGCTCGAGCGAGAGCATCCCGAACTGGTGTCGAGCTACCGCGGCCTGTACCCCGGCGTCACCGCGACCGCACCCAAGGCGTACCGGGTGTGGCTCGCGAAGCGGGTGCGACCGCTGCTGCGGGTCTACCGCCTCAACGGCGAGGCGGAGGACGACGCTCCCCCACGCGCGACGGCAGCGGGGGCCGCGGCGCGCGCGGCCGTCGTCACGACCACGAGGGGGCGGCGCGCGGGTGTCGCCTTCGCGGCCGATCCGGGCCGACTGTTCTGA
- a CDS encoding M15 family metallopeptidase — MTESARRSVAPRHRRMRRGVRAARAAGLMVVGILLVGGSAAVTMALTGGPVEAGLQLTPWTTSTAAPVGPDLAQPATVRVLPAPRIEAAPQSGQAEPGADICEQPGVRDALDAGDDAAVIEAAGGAAAFRDAVAGGKADCISLGDPERIWLVVNKTRPYDPLDHRPADLTAVSGVRNLAGGFLRADAGTALTAMVTAARSVGELAMESGYRSFATQTATYAGQVSARGAEHADLVSARPGYSEHQSGLTLDVVACNGGCGTLDDLAGTPQGEWVAAHAWEYGWIVRYEADRTGITGYLPEPWHLRYIGTDLAAEYHEGGWHTLEEFFGLPAAPDYLG; from the coding sequence GTGACGGAGTCGGCCCGACGAAGCGTCGCCCCGCGGCATCGGCGGATGCGTCGCGGGGTGCGTGCCGCGCGCGCTGCCGGACTGATGGTCGTCGGCATCCTGCTGGTCGGCGGCTCGGCCGCCGTCACGATGGCACTCACCGGCGGACCTGTGGAGGCCGGCCTGCAGCTCACTCCGTGGACCACCTCGACTGCTGCGCCGGTGGGGCCGGATCTCGCCCAGCCGGCGACGGTGCGGGTGCTGCCCGCGCCGCGTATCGAGGCGGCTCCGCAGTCAGGGCAGGCCGAGCCGGGGGCCGACATCTGCGAGCAGCCGGGTGTGCGGGACGCGCTCGACGCAGGCGACGATGCGGCAGTGATCGAAGCCGCGGGCGGGGCCGCAGCGTTCCGCGACGCGGTCGCCGGCGGCAAGGCCGACTGCATCTCGCTGGGCGACCCTGAGCGCATCTGGCTGGTCGTCAACAAGACACGTCCCTACGACCCGCTCGACCACCGGCCGGCCGATCTCACCGCGGTCAGCGGCGTGCGCAACCTCGCCGGCGGATTCCTGCGGGCGGATGCGGGCACCGCCCTCACCGCGATGGTGACGGCCGCGCGGAGCGTGGGCGAGCTGGCGATGGAGAGCGGCTACCGCTCTTTCGCCACCCAGACCGCAACGTACGCCGGCCAGGTCTCCGCCCGGGGTGCGGAGCACGCCGACCTCGTCAGCGCCCGACCCGGCTACAGCGAGCATCAGTCCGGCCTGACTCTCGACGTCGTCGCGTGCAACGGCGGGTGCGGAACGCTCGACGACCTCGCGGGCACGCCCCAGGGGGAGTGGGTCGCGGCGCACGCCTGGGAATACGGCTGGATCGTGCGCTACGAGGCCGATCGCACCGGCATCACCGGGTATCTGCCGGAGCCGTGGCATCTCCGCTACATCGGCACCGACCTCGCCGCCGAGTACCACGAGGGTGGATGGCACACGCTCGAGGAGTTCTTCGGGCTCCCGGCCGCCCCCGACTATCTCGGTTGA
- a CDS encoding DEAD/DEAH box helicase — protein MPKSKKPAAGRAQNFEPRYAKKAGTDRFRQAGPAKAGSKSPKHRGFRAEETTDAAPKRRWTAQERAGRDEARTIRTHSRDERGTRSYADRPARDDRPARSYSDRPARSYGDRPARDDRPARSYDDRPRRDDRGTAAGRSGGAPRSNDRRPAGRDGSPQFGRDADRPRREYGNDRPARSFDDRPRREYGNDRPARSFDDRPRRDNDRAPRREYGNDRPSRSFDDRPRREYGSDRPARPSNDRPARSFDDRPRRDNDRPARSFDDRPRRDNDRAPRREYGSDRPARSFNDRAPRGNDRPTRSDWNTAPKRSAAHEQHVDVVHERLQAEAIQATDVQGVGFGDLGLGDNIVRVLNELGAASPFPIQAATIPEILAGRDVLARGRTGSGKTIAFGAPLVESVLRSQAGQRREFGRAPKALILAPTRELALQIDRTIQPIARSVGLFTTQIYGGVPQGRQVGALKKGVDIIIGTPGRIEDLVNQGKLDLSGVQIAVLDEADHMCELGFLEPVQRILRFTAEGSQKLLFSATLDREVSALVDEFLVEPAVHEVAGEDQASSTIEHRVLVIDHRDKAEILDSLVDRDGKTLVFARTRAYAEMLAEQFDDVGINAVALHGDLNQAKRTRNLERLTSGRVSVLVATDVAARGIHVDDIDLVIQADAPDEYKTYLHRSGRTGRAGASGRVVTLITRQRRRRMTEMLERAEIDAPFEDVRPGDDLIEAIRQPQ, from the coding sequence ATGCCCAAGAGCAAGAAGCCGGCCGCAGGCCGCGCCCAGAACTTCGAGCCCCGCTACGCCAAGAAGGCCGGCACCGATCGCTTCCGCCAGGCCGGACCGGCCAAGGCAGGCAGCAAGAGCCCCAAGCACCGCGGCTTCCGTGCCGAGGAGACGACGGATGCTGCGCCCAAGCGTCGCTGGACCGCGCAGGAGCGCGCCGGTCGCGACGAGGCCCGCACCATCCGCACGCACAGCCGCGACGAGCGCGGCACCCGTTCGTACGCTGACCGGCCGGCTCGTGATGACCGTCCCGCGCGTTCGTACAGCGACCGGCCCGCTCGTTCGTACGGTGACCGTCCGGCTCGCGATGACCGTCCCGCGCGTTCGTACGATGACCGTCCCCGCCGCGACGACCGCGGCACAGCCGCGGGCCGCTCAGGCGGCGCGCCGCGCTCGAACGACCGCCGCCCGGCGGGTCGAGACGGATCCCCGCAGTTCGGTCGCGATGCAGACCGACCGCGTCGTGAGTACGGCAACGACCGTCCGGCGCGGTCGTTCGACGATCGTCCCCGTCGCGAGTACGGCAACGACCGTCCGGCCCGTTCGTTCGACGACCGTCCGCGTCGCGACAACGACCGCGCTCCGCGCCGCGAGTACGGCAACGACCGTCCGTCCCGTTCGTTCGATGACCGTCCGCGCCGTGAGTACGGCAGCGACCGTCCGGCGCGTCCGTCCAACGACCGTCCGGCCCGTTCGTTCGATGACCGTCCGCGTCGCGACAATGACCGTCCGGCCCGTTCGTTCGATGACCGTCCGCGTCGCGACAACGACCGCGCTCCGCGCCGCGAGTACGGCAGCGACCGTCCGGCCCGCTCGTTCAACGACCGTGCCCCCCGCGGCAACGACCGTCCGACGCGCTCTGACTGGAACACGGCTCCGAAGCGCTCGGCCGCGCACGAGCAGCACGTCGACGTCGTGCACGAGCGCCTGCAGGCCGAGGCCATCCAGGCGACCGACGTCCAGGGCGTCGGCTTCGGCGATCTGGGTCTCGGCGACAACATCGTCCGCGTCCTGAACGAGCTGGGCGCAGCATCCCCCTTCCCGATCCAGGCCGCCACGATCCCCGAGATCCTCGCGGGCCGCGACGTGCTCGCCCGCGGGCGCACCGGCTCCGGCAAGACCATCGCGTTCGGTGCCCCGCTCGTCGAGAGCGTGCTGCGCTCGCAGGCCGGTCAGCGTCGCGAGTTCGGCCGTGCCCCCAAGGCGCTCATCCTCGCGCCGACGCGAGAGCTCGCGTTGCAGATCGACCGCACGATCCAGCCGATCGCCCGCAGCGTCGGCCTGTTCACCACGCAGATCTACGGTGGCGTCCCCCAGGGTCGTCAGGTCGGTGCGCTGAAGAAGGGCGTCGACATCATCATCGGCACGCCCGGCCGCATCGAGGACCTCGTGAACCAGGGCAAGCTCGACCTCTCGGGCGTGCAGATCGCGGTGCTCGACGAGGCCGACCACATGTGCGAGCTCGGGTTCCTCGAGCCCGTGCAGCGCATCCTGCGCTTCACCGCGGAGGGCTCGCAGAAGCTGCTCTTCTCGGCGACGCTCGACCGCGAGGTGTCGGCGCTCGTCGACGAGTTCCTCGTCGAGCCGGCCGTGCACGAGGTCGCCGGTGAGGACCAGGCCTCCAGCACGATCGAGCACCGGGTGCTCGTGATCGACCACCGCGACAAGGCCGAGATCCTCGACTCGCTCGTCGACCGCGACGGCAAGACCCTCGTCTTCGCCCGCACCCGCGCCTACGCCGAGATGCTCGCCGAGCAGTTCGACGACGTCGGGATCAACGCGGTCGCGCTGCACGGCGACCTCAACCAGGCCAAGCGCACGCGCAACCTGGAGCGCCTCACCTCGGGCCGCGTCAGCGTTCTCGTGGCCACGGACGTCGCCGCCCGCGGCATCCACGTCGACGACATCGACCTGGTGATCCAGGCCGACGCGCCGGACGAGTACAAGACGTACCTGCACCGCTCCGGCCGCACGGGCCGTGCGGGCGCCAGTGGTCGCGTCGTGACGCTCATCACCCGTCAGCGGCGCCGCCGGATGACCGAGATGCTCGAGCGCGCGGAGATCGACGCACCCTTCGAGGACGTCCGCCCCGGCGACGACCTCATCGAGGCGATCCGTCAGCCCCAGTAG
- a CDS encoding ECF transporter S component, protein MNRIATSYLLTCAAIGVAGGALLWGATALSSVLFAVVPFFSVALAGLWLLPATVALRLLERPLAGILVGVISGLIAFPSLAAAVWWAFFAELAFLVVLYRSWRTWQYYAGAVFVGVLYPILAATSFNLWTMPVWAQIAFFALTIVGCIFGVWLGIVIADRLRAAGVARLARRRGLASRGLGRGDGPAGQH, encoded by the coding sequence CATCGCCACGTCGTACCTCCTCACCTGCGCCGCGATCGGCGTGGCGGGAGGCGCGCTGCTCTGGGGCGCCACGGCCCTGTCGTCGGTGCTGTTCGCCGTCGTGCCGTTCTTCTCGGTCGCCCTCGCGGGTCTGTGGCTGCTGCCGGCGACGGTCGCTCTTCGGCTGCTCGAGCGCCCGCTGGCCGGCATCCTGGTCGGCGTGATCTCGGGGCTCATCGCGTTCCCGTCGCTCGCGGCCGCCGTCTGGTGGGCGTTCTTCGCCGAACTCGCGTTCCTCGTCGTGCTCTACCGGTCGTGGCGGACCTGGCAGTACTACGCGGGCGCCGTCTTCGTCGGCGTCCTCTATCCGATCCTGGCCGCGACCTCGTTCAACCTCTGGACCATGCCGGTCTGGGCGCAGATCGCCTTCTTCGCGCTCACGATCGTCGGCTGCATCTTCGGCGTCTGGCTCGGCATCGTCATCGCCGATCGCCTCCGCGCTGCCGGGGTGGCCCGCCTCGCCCGTCGCCGCGGGCTGGCGAGCCGGGGACTCGGACGCGGCGACGGGCCAGCCGGCCAGCACTGA